One genomic region from Populus nigra chromosome 8, ddPopNigr1.1, whole genome shotgun sequence encodes:
- the LOC133701267 gene encoding uncharacterized protein LOC133701267, which produces MDLQRAMLDELMGADRNLTEEERKDYKEITWDSKEVCAYYMARFCPHDLFVNTKSDLGPCDRVHDPKLKESFEKSPSHDAYLAKFEAELALRCEKLVMELDRRVRRGRERLAQGDEPVAPPSLSADKSERLSVVEEKIKNLLVQVEALGEVGKVDEAQALMKKVDELNAEKALIQSQNDKVLVVPQEKKMALCEICGSFLVANDAAERTQSHVTGKQHIGYGMVRDYITEYKEAKEKAREEERLAREKEARERKKPREKEYESSRRRSDSGDRDRYRERERDRDRDRERSREWNGRGSRGDWRTRNGRDGGKDRHRFRSRSRSPVRHDRRRSPRSPVRPY; this is translated from the exons ATGGACCTTCAACGCGCTATGCTAGATGAACTCATGGGTGCAG ATCGTAATTTGAcggaggaagagagaaaagattACAAGGAAATAACATGGGATTCAAAGGAGGTTTGTGCCTATTACATGGCTCGGTTTTGTCCTCATGACCTCTTTGTCAACACCAAGAGTGATCTTG GACCATGTGATAGAGTTCATGATCCAAAGTTGAAAGAAAG CTTTGAGAAGTCCCCAAGTCATGATGCATATCTTGCCAAATTTGAAGCTGAACTTGCTCTGAGATGTGAGAAATTG GTTATGGAATTGGATAGAAGAGTTAGGCGTGGACGAGAACGCCTAGCTCAAGGGGATGAACCAGTAGCACCTCCTTCGCTGTCAGCTGACAAGTCTGAACGGTTATCTGTGGtggaagagaaaataaaaaacctactGGTGCAAGTGGAAGCCCTTGGTGAAGTTGGGAAGGTGGATGAAGCTCAAGCTCTTATGAAAAAG GTGGATGAACTTAATGCTGAGAAAGCACTGATTCAATCCCAGAATGATAAAGTATTGGTGGTTCCACAGGAGAAAAAGATGGCTTTGTGTGAGATTTGTGGTTCTTTTCTAGTTGCGAATGATGCTGCAGAGAGAACTCAGTCTCATGTCACAGGGAAGCAGCACATTGGATACGGGATGGTCCGGGATTATATCACCGAGTACAAG GAAGCTAAGGAGAAGGCAAGGGAAGAGGAAAGACTAGCAAGGGAAAAAGAAGCCAGAGAACGGAAGAAACCAAGGGAGAAGGAATATGAGAGTAGTAGGAGGAGGAGTGATTCAGGTGATAGGGATCGGTATAGAGAAAGGGAGCGGGACCGGGACCGAGATCGTGAAAGGTCAAGGGAGTGGAATGGTAGGGGCAGTCGAGGTGATTGGAGGACTAGGAATGGAAGAGATGGTGGGAAGGATAGGCACCGTTTTCGGAGCAGGTCACGTTCCCCTGTTAGGCACGATCGCAGGAGGTCACCTAGAAGTCCAGTTCGCCCATATTAG
- the LOC133701102 gene encoding heat shock 22 kDa protein, mitochondrial-like isoform X1, which translates to MASSLALKRLVSSSIIPSSSSLRSFLRPVATCPSSSRLFNTNALRDYDDDHESGRGSDDRPSHRSLARSRDDFLSGNVFDPFSPTRSLSQVLNMMDQFMENPLISAPRAGGLRRGWDARETDDALNLRIDMPGLGKEDVKVSVEQNSLVIKGEGAKESEDEENARRYSSRIDLPEKMYKTDEIKAEMKNGVLKVVVPKVKEEERANVLHVKVE; encoded by the exons ATGGCTTCCTCCCTGGCTCTCAAGAGACTAGTCTCCTCTAGCATCATCCCTAGCAGCTCTTCTCTCCGCTCCTTTCTCCGCCCGGTAGCCACCTGTCCTTCTTCTTCTCGCCTTTTCAACACCAATGCCCTCAGAGACTATGACGATGATCATGAAAGCGGCCGTGGGAGTGATGATCGCCCCTCCCATCGCTCTCTTGCACGCAGCCGTGATGACTTTCTCTCTGGTA ACGTGTTTGATCCATTTTCACCGACGAGGAGTTTGTCCCAGGTCCTTAACATGATGGACCAATTCATGGAAAACCCACTCATCTCTGCCCCCCGTGCTGGTGGACTCCGCCGTGGATGGGATGCGCGGGAGACCGATGATGCTCTCAATCTCCGAATTGATATGCCTGGTCTTGGCAAGGAGGATGTCAAGGTCTCCGTGGAGCAGAACAGTCTAGTAATTAAAGGGGAAGGAGCAAAGGAATCGGAAGATGAAGAGAATGCGAGGAGGTACAGCAGCAGGATTGATTTGCCCGAGAAAATGTACAAAACTGATGAAATAAAAGCCGAGATGAAAAATGGGGTTCTAAAGGTTGTGGTGCCTAAGGTGAAAGAAGAGGAGAGGGCTAATGTTCTCCATGTTAAGGTTGAGTAG
- the LOC133701598 gene encoding conserved oligomeric Golgi complex subunit 7, translating to MLDLGPFSDDKFDPKKWINSACKTRHQQESLDKHLVDLEMKLQMVSEEIAASLEEQSAAALLRVPRATRDVVRLRDDAVSLRTSVSSILQKLKKAEGTSAESIAALAKVDTVKQRMEAAYETLQDAAGLTQLSSTVEDVFASGDLPRAAETLANMRHCLSAVGEVAEFANVRKQLEVLEDRLDSMVQPRLMDALSNRKVDIAQDLRGILMRIGRFKSLEMHYTKVHLKPLRQLWEDFETRQRANKLASERNEMDRLSGSNDSPAISFASWLPSFYDELLLYLEQEWKWCTIAFPEDYRTLVPKLLIETMAALGASFISRINLATGDVVPETKTLAKGILDILSGDMPKGIKIQAKHLEALIELHNMTATFARNVQHLFSESDLRVLMDTLKAVYLPYESFKQRYGQMERAILSSEIAGADLRGAVTRGVGAQGIELSETVRRMEESTPHVIVLLEAAVERCISFTGGSEADELVLALDDIMLQYISLLQETLKSLRAVSGVDNIGDPKKDTSLEKKEGSQNARKVDMVSNEEEWSIVQGALQILTVADCLTSRSSVFEASLRSTLARISTSLSFSVFGSSLDQKQSHMTIIDGNGEPSLGQRAALDVAVVRLVDAPEKARKLFNLLDQSKDPRFHALPLASQRVSAFADAVNELVYDVLISKVRQRLSDVSRLPIWSAVDEHSSFRLPTFSAYPQSYVTSVGEYLLTLPQQLEPLADGISNNDANNEEAQFFATEWMFKVAEGATALYMEQLRGIQYITDRGAQQLSVDIEYLSNVLSALSMPIPPILATFHTCLSTPRDQLKQLVKSDSGNQLDLSTANLVCKIRRVSLD from the exons ATGTTAGATCTAGGTCCATTCTCAGACGATAAATTCGACCCGAAAAAATGGATAAACTCCGCTTGCAAGACCCGGCACCAACAAGAATCACTCGACAAACACTTGGTGGATCTCGAAATGAAACTCCAGATGGTATCCGAAGAGATCGCTGCCTCTCTCGAGGAACAGAGCGCTGCCGCTCTCCTCCGTGTCCCTCGCGCCACTCGCGATGTCGTTCGTCTGCGTGACGACGCCGTTTCTCTTCGCACTTCTGTCTCTTCCATCCTCCAAAAGCTCAAAAAG GCAGAGGGAACATCGGCGGAATCTATAGCGGCACTTGCGAAAGTTGATACTGTAAAGCAGAGAATGGAAGCTGCTTACGAGACTTTGcag gATGCGGCGGGGTTAACGCAATTGAGTTCCACAGTGGAGGATGTGTTTGCTAGCGGTGATCTTCCTCGTGCTGCGGAAACATTGGCTAATATGAGGCATTGCTTATCTGCTGTTGGCGAG GTCGCTGAATTTGCTAATGTGAGGAAGCAACTCGAGGTTTTAGAGGATAGGTTAGATTCAATGGTACAGCCTCGCTTAATGGATGCACTATCCAATCGCAAG GTTGATATTGCTCAAGACTTGAGGGGAATTCTGATGCGAATTGGGAGATTTAAGTCTCTAGAGATGCATTATACCAAAGTTCATCTAAAGCCTTTAAGACAGCTATGGGAAGATTTTGAAACTAGGCAACGTGCTAATAAGCTTGCAAGTGAGAGAAATGAGATGGATAGGCTATCAGGCAGCAATGATTCACCAGCAATTTCATTTGCAAGTTGGTTGCCGAGTTTCTATGATGAATTGCTGCTCTATCTTGAGCAAGAATGGAAATG GTGTACAATTGCTTTTCCTGAGGACTATAGAACTCTTGTGCCGAAGCTTCTAATTGAGACAATGGCAGCTCTGGGGGCAAGTTTTATTTCCCGTATCAATCTTGCCACTGGAGATGTTGTCCCTGAGACAAAAACACTTGCCAAAG GTATATTGGATATTTTATCTGGAGATATGCCCAAGGGCATCAAGATCCAGGCTAAGCATCTTGAGGCTTTGATTGAATTGCACAACATGACAGCCACCTTTGCAAGGAATGTTCAGCACTTATTTTCAGAATCTGATCTCCGAGTTTTAATGGATACGCTGAAGGCAGTCTACCTTCCTTATGAATCTTTTAAACAGAG GTATGGACAGATGGAGCGTGCCATCCTCTCTTCTGAGATTGCAGGGGCTGATCTAAGGGGAGCTGTTACTCGTGGTGTGGGAGCCCAGGGCATCGAATTGAGTGAAACAGTTCGGAGAATGGAAGAGTCTACTCCCCATGTCATTGTTCTTCTTGAAGCAGCTGTAGAAAGGTGCATCAGCTTTACTGGTGGTTCCGAAGCAGATGAACTAGTTCTTGCACTTGATGATATAATGTTACAGTACATTTCTTTGCTTCAAGAAACGCTCAAATCCTTAAGAGCTGTGAGTGGAGTAGATAACATAGGTGATCCAAAGAAAGACACAAGTTTGGAGAAAAAAGAAGGGAGTCAAAATGCACGCAAAGTTGACATGGTCTCGAATGAAGAGGAATGGTCCATTGTTCAAGGGGCTTTACAGATACTCACAGTTGCAGATTGTCTAACAAGCAGGTCTTCTGTCTTTGAAGCTTCCTTGAGATCCACTCTAGCTAGAATAAGCACAAGTTTGTCTTTTTCGGTATTTGGATCAAGTTTGGACCAAAAACAGTCTCACATGACCATTATTGATGGAAATGGTGAACCATCCTTGGGACAAAGAGCTGCCTTGGATGTGGCAGTTGTACGACTTGTTGATGCTCCTGAGAAGGCTCGGAAACTATTTAACCTTTTAGATCAG TCCAAAGATCCCCGCTTTCATGCACTTCCACTTGCATCGCAGAGAGTTTCAGCATTTGCTGATGCAGTGAATGAACTTGTTTATGATGTCCTCATATCTAAAGTACGACAGCGCCTCAGTGATGTATCTCGTTTGCCAATTTGGTCTGCAGTTGATGAACATAGTTCTTTCCGTCTCCCAACCTTCAGTGCATACCCTCAGTCATATGTAACCAGTGTTGGCGAATATCTCCTTACCTTACCCCAGCAGTTGGAGCCACTTGCCGATGGCATATCTAATAATGATGCCAACAATGAAGAAGCACAGTTTTTTGCAACCGAATGGATGTTCAAG GTTGCGGAAGGTGCCACTGCCCTTTACATGGAGCAGTTGCGGGGTATTCAGTATATAACAGATCGTGGCGCACAACAACTATCTGTCGATATTGAATACCTGAGTAATGTACTTTCTGCTTTATCGATGCCAATTCCTCCAATCCTTGCAACGTTCCACACTTGCCTCTCGACCCCAAGAGACCAGCTGAAGCAACTTGTGAAATCAGATTCAGGGAACCAGCTAGATCTTTCAACGGCGAATCTCGTGTGTAAAATCCGCCGTGTCAGTTTAGATTAG
- the LOC133701102 gene encoding heat shock 22 kDa protein, mitochondrial-like isoform X2 yields the protein MASSLALKRLVSSSIIPSSSSLRSFLRPVATCPSSSRLFNTNALRDYDDDHESGRGSDDRPSHRSLARSRDDFLSDVFDPFSPTRSLSQVLNMMDQFMENPLISAPRAGGLRRGWDARETDDALNLRIDMPGLGKEDVKVSVEQNSLVIKGEGAKESEDEENARRYSSRIDLPEKMYKTDEIKAEMKNGVLKVVVPKVKEEERANVLHVKVE from the exons ATGGCTTCCTCCCTGGCTCTCAAGAGACTAGTCTCCTCTAGCATCATCCCTAGCAGCTCTTCTCTCCGCTCCTTTCTCCGCCCGGTAGCCACCTGTCCTTCTTCTTCTCGCCTTTTCAACACCAATGCCCTCAGAGACTATGACGATGATCATGAAAGCGGCCGTGGGAGTGATGATCGCCCCTCCCATCGCTCTCTTGCACGCAGCCGTGATGACTTTCTCTCTG ACGTGTTTGATCCATTTTCACCGACGAGGAGTTTGTCCCAGGTCCTTAACATGATGGACCAATTCATGGAAAACCCACTCATCTCTGCCCCCCGTGCTGGTGGACTCCGCCGTGGATGGGATGCGCGGGAGACCGATGATGCTCTCAATCTCCGAATTGATATGCCTGGTCTTGGCAAGGAGGATGTCAAGGTCTCCGTGGAGCAGAACAGTCTAGTAATTAAAGGGGAAGGAGCAAAGGAATCGGAAGATGAAGAGAATGCGAGGAGGTACAGCAGCAGGATTGATTTGCCCGAGAAAATGTACAAAACTGATGAAATAAAAGCCGAGATGAAAAATGGGGTTCTAAAGGTTGTGGTGCCTAAGGTGAAAGAAGAGGAGAGGGCTAATGTTCTCCATGTTAAGGTTGAGTAG